In the Pseudomonas orientalis genome, one interval contains:
- a CDS encoding amino acid synthesis family protein: protein MSFEIRKIVSYVEETFIEGGKASDTPVKMVGLAVVLKNPWLGRGFVEDLKPEIRANCSDLGALMVERLVAIIGGAENIEAYGKAAVVGADGEIEHASAIIHTLRFGNHYREAVKAKSYLSFTNKRGGPGTSIQIPMMHKDDEGLRSHYITLEMQIEDAPRADEIVVVLGCADGGRLHPRIGNRYIDLEELAAEQAQ, encoded by the coding sequence ATGAGTTTCGAAATCCGCAAGATCGTCAGTTATGTAGAAGAGACCTTCATCGAGGGCGGCAAAGCTTCCGACACGCCGGTGAAAATGGTCGGCCTGGCGGTGGTGCTGAAAAACCCCTGGCTGGGCCGTGGTTTCGTCGAAGACCTGAAGCCGGAGATCCGCGCCAACTGCTCCGACCTCGGCGCACTCATGGTCGAGCGTCTGGTAGCCATCATCGGTGGCGCCGAAAACATCGAGGCCTACGGCAAAGCCGCTGTGGTGGGCGCCGATGGCGAGATCGAACACGCGAGCGCGATCATCCATACCCTGCGCTTCGGCAACCACTACCGTGAAGCGGTCAAGGCCAAGAGCTACCTGAGCTTCACCAACAAGCGCGGCGGCCCGGGCACCTCGATCCAGATTCCGATGATGCACAAGGACGACGAAGGCCTGCGCTCGCACTACATCACCCTGGAAATGCAGATCGAAGACGCGCCGCGCGCTGACGAAATCGTCGTCGTGCTGGGCTGCGCCGATGGCGGTCGCCTGCACCCACGGATCGGCAACCGTTACATCGACCTGGAAGAGCTGGCGGCTGAACAAGCCCAGTAA
- a CDS encoding alpha/beta fold hydrolase yields the protein MIRLTAERTPAGTSYLATGQGQPVVLIHGVGLNKEMWGGQVVGLATNYHVISYDMLGHGASPRPAAGTPLLGYADQLLELLDHLQLPQATVIGFSMGGLVARAFALHYPDRLKSLVVLNSVFNRSPEQRAGVIARTAQAAEHGPDANAQAALSRWFSPEYQAANPAQIAALRQTLAGNDPQGYLTTYELFATQDMYRADDLKGLRVPTLVATGELDPGSTPEMARQLADRIPGATVAVLAEQRHMMPVESPRLVNSLLREFLANVYAQNTPIKGIVA from the coding sequence ATGATTCGGCTCACCGCTGAACGCACCCCGGCCGGCACCAGTTATCTGGCGACCGGCCAAGGCCAGCCTGTGGTTTTGATCCACGGCGTGGGCCTGAACAAAGAAATGTGGGGCGGGCAAGTCGTTGGCCTGGCCACGAACTACCACGTGATCAGCTATGACATGCTCGGCCATGGCGCCAGCCCGCGCCCGGCCGCCGGCACGCCGTTGCTCGGCTATGCGGACCAGTTGCTCGAGCTGCTCGACCACCTGCAACTGCCCCAGGCCACGGTGATCGGGTTTTCCATGGGCGGCCTGGTTGCACGGGCGTTCGCCCTGCATTACCCCGACCGTCTCAAAAGCCTGGTGGTGCTCAACAGTGTGTTCAACCGCAGCCCCGAGCAGCGTGCCGGCGTCATCGCACGCACGGCCCAGGCCGCCGAGCACGGGCCGGATGCGAATGCGCAAGCGGCGCTGTCGCGCTGGTTCAGCCCTGAATACCAGGCGGCCAACCCGGCGCAGATCGCCGCGCTGCGCCAGACCCTGGCAGGCAATGACCCCCAGGGCTACCTCACCACCTACGAGCTGTTCGCGACCCAGGACATGTACCGCGCCGATGACCTCAAGGGGCTGCGCGTGCCCACCCTGGTCGCCACCGGCGAACTGGACCCAGGCTCAACACCGGAAATGGCCCGGCAACTGGCCGACCGCATTCCCGGCGCCACGGTTGCGGTGCTGGCCGAGCAACGGCATATGATGCCGGTGGAATCACCGCGCCTGGTCAATAGCCTGCTGCGGGAATTCCTGGCCAATGTGTACGCCCAAAACACTCCAATAAAGGGGATCGTTGCATGA